A window of the Motilibacter rhizosphaerae genome harbors these coding sequences:
- a CDS encoding LacI family DNA-binding transcriptional regulator translates to MTESPSQRRPTILDVARAAGVSRAAVSKVIRDAYGVSPAMRERVLAAIEELDYRPSAAARGLRGSSYTIGMELPHLTNPFLTEIADGARQALLGTPYHLVVAPAAGPERGAIEALVDHRVDGIIAISPLVQPDWLEELALRVPLVMVGIHDDAASYDTVVGDDVEGARQVMGHLLGLGHRRIAHLTEGEEVTAARSTPHALRLQSYLECMREAGLERHVRVVHVKNEQDEARDATLALLREPDRPSAVFAAHDSLAIGALAAISESGLTASDVAVVGYDNIALAGHPLISLTSVDQSGRSLGQQAVAMIRERLEGRADARRFMAQPRLVVRSSSAAAAASVEESSGRARRRTPHRADASTGVSPTR, encoded by the coding sequence GTGACCGAGTCTCCCAGCCAACGCCGCCCCACGATCCTGGACGTCGCGCGGGCCGCGGGGGTGTCGCGCGCCGCGGTCTCCAAGGTCATCCGGGACGCGTACGGCGTGAGCCCGGCCATGCGCGAGCGCGTGCTCGCCGCGATCGAGGAGCTCGACTACCGCCCGAGCGCTGCCGCGCGCGGCCTCCGCGGCTCGAGCTACACCATAGGCATGGAGCTCCCGCACCTGACGAACCCGTTCCTCACCGAGATCGCCGACGGCGCTCGGCAGGCGTTGCTGGGGACCCCGTACCACCTCGTGGTCGCACCTGCCGCCGGGCCGGAGCGGGGCGCGATCGAGGCGTTGGTCGACCACCGCGTCGACGGGATCATCGCGATCTCGCCGCTGGTGCAGCCGGACTGGCTGGAGGAGCTGGCCCTGCGCGTCCCACTTGTCATGGTCGGGATCCACGACGACGCGGCCAGCTACGACACGGTCGTGGGCGACGACGTGGAGGGCGCGCGCCAGGTGATGGGGCACCTGCTCGGGCTGGGGCATCGGCGGATCGCACACCTCACGGAGGGCGAGGAGGTCACTGCAGCCCGTTCGACCCCGCACGCGCTCCGGCTTCAGTCGTACCTCGAGTGCATGCGCGAGGCCGGTCTCGAGCGTCATGTCCGCGTCGTCCACGTGAAGAACGAGCAGGACGAGGCGCGGGATGCCACCCTGGCGCTGCTGCGAGAGCCGGACCGGCCAAGCGCGGTCTTTGCCGCCCATGACTCCCTCGCGATCGGGGCACTGGCCGCGATCTCCGAGAGCGGTCTGACGGCGTCGGACGTCGCCGTCGTGGGGTACGACAACATCGCCCTCGCCGGCCATCCGCTCATCTCGCTGACCTCTGTCGACCAGTCGGGGCGCAGCCTTGGGCAGCAGGCCGTTGCAATGATCCGCGAACGGCTCGAGGGGCGCGCGGACGCCCGCCGATTCATGGCGCAACCTCGACTCGTCGTGCGGTCGTCGAGCGCCGCGGCCGCCGCTTCGGTGGAGGAGTCAAGTGGGCGGGCGCGGCGACGGACGCCGCACCGCGCGGACGCGAGCACCGGGGTCTCCCCTACCCGCTAG
- a CDS encoding ABC transporter substrate-binding protein, producing MKIQTRLRRRGAIAALAAVGTLLAGCGGSSGGSSSASTTTGTTSNSSGKTTKISFLVDNGDGTVAMAKAVTDAFHAAHPNITVDVQTRPGGGDGDNIVKTRLSTGDMADVFQYNNGSLLQPLKPAQTLVPVDAASWTSDLDKNFVDSTTVDGKLYGSPWGPAFGGGILYNIPVYKKLGLQIPQTWAQFMANSAKIKAAGIAPVIQTYGDTWTSQLIVLGDYHNVEATTPDWATKYSNGQIKYATDPAALRSFQHLEDLHKAGYFNKDYRSAKLNDGLKELATGTGAQYPMLGSVVAGIEQQVPGKINDVGFFPVPGDSAATNGLTIWPANGIYIPKTTKGDKLAAAKEFQAFFATKAACDALTKGQAPTGPYMSKQCTLPADVTQVTKDTTKYITEGKASTALEFKSPVKGPNLEKILIQVGSGIESAQKGAQDYDQDVRKQAQQLGLSWAS from the coding sequence GTGAAGATCCAGACTCGCCTGCGACGCCGAGGCGCCATCGCCGCACTCGCGGCGGTGGGCACCCTGCTCGCCGGCTGCGGCGGAAGCTCCGGGGGGTCCTCCTCGGCTTCGACCACCACCGGCACCACCTCGAACTCCAGCGGGAAGACGACGAAGATCTCGTTCCTCGTCGACAACGGCGACGGCACCGTCGCGATGGCGAAGGCCGTCACGGATGCCTTCCACGCCGCGCACCCGAACATCACCGTCGACGTCCAGACCCGACCGGGCGGCGGTGACGGCGACAACATCGTCAAGACCCGCCTCTCGACAGGCGACATGGCCGACGTCTTCCAGTACAACAACGGCTCCCTGCTCCAGCCGCTCAAGCCCGCGCAGACGCTCGTCCCCGTCGACGCCGCCTCCTGGACGAGCGATCTGGACAAGAACTTCGTCGACTCCACCACCGTGGATGGCAAGCTCTACGGCTCGCCTTGGGGGCCGGCTTTCGGCGGCGGCATCCTCTACAACATCCCCGTCTACAAGAAGCTCGGCCTGCAGATCCCCCAGACCTGGGCCCAGTTCATGGCGAACAGCGCCAAGATCAAGGCCGCCGGCATCGCGCCCGTCATCCAGACCTACGGCGACACCTGGACCTCCCAGCTCATCGTCCTCGGCGACTACCACAACGTCGAGGCCACCACACCCGACTGGGCCACCAAGTACTCGAACGGCCAGATCAAGTACGCCACCGACCCCGCTGCACTCCGCAGCTTCCAGCACCTCGAGGACCTGCACAAGGCTGGCTACTTCAACAAGGACTACCGCTCCGCGAAGCTGAACGACGGCCTCAAGGAGCTCGCCACCGGCACCGGCGCGCAGTACCCCATGCTCGGATCCGTCGTCGCGGGCATCGAGCAGCAGGTCCCCGGCAAGATCAACGACGTCGGCTTCTTCCCGGTCCCCGGCGACAGCGCCGCGACCAACGGCCTCACGATCTGGCCGGCCAACGGCATCTACATCCCCAAGACGACCAAGGGCGACAAGCTCGCCGCAGCCAAGGAGTTCCAGGCGTTCTTCGCCACCAAGGCCGCCTGTGACGCCCTGACCAAGGGCCAGGCCCCGACCGGCCCCTACATGTCCAAGCAGTGCACCCTGCCCGCCGACGTCACGCAGGTCACGAAGGACACCACCAAGTACATCACCGAGGGCAAGGCCAGCACGGCCCTCGAGTTCAAGTCCCCCGTCAAGGGCCCAAACCTCGAGAAGATCCTCATCCAGGTCGGGTCCGGCATCGAGTCCGCGCAGAAGGGCGCCCAGGACTACGACCAGGACGTCCGCAAGCAGGCGCAGCAGCTCGGCCTGAGCTGGGCCTCGTGA